A single genomic interval of Alistipes provencensis harbors:
- a CDS encoding ABC transporter permease: MNLAFFIARRMAKPSPENKPGVMERIAVVSVALGVAVMILAMAVIMGFKREVAHKMTGFAAHVSVTDVRGVNALDSEPVHRSAHLEELIRATDGFETMAPYAVKGGIVRTADAVGEVMLKGVEGDYDWSYFREWLVDGELPRVGDSVRTKDILLSRSLADRLLLGVGDKVEMLFVEPGEMPRRDRFKVAGVYASGMEEMDGMVVVTDIRNVQRLSDWGPDEISGYEIRTRDLRDAGAFARTLGRTLLYDEEEGTENLAVTSVTERYANIFDWLKAHDVNAAVIIVIMLVVAFFNMASALLILVLERTRMIGLLKALGMRSGELRRIFLWRAAFVTLRGLVWGNAVGLGLCLIQKWTHLVKLSAEGYLLSEVPVSLGWGWWLALNAGFIAAIVALLVIPTAVVSGVKPEETIRYE; encoded by the coding sequence GTGAATCTCGCTTTTTTCATCGCCCGCCGCATGGCGAAGCCCTCCCCGGAGAACAAACCCGGGGTGATGGAGCGCATCGCCGTGGTGTCGGTGGCGCTGGGGGTGGCGGTGATGATCCTCGCGATGGCCGTCATCATGGGCTTCAAGCGCGAAGTGGCGCACAAGATGACGGGCTTCGCCGCCCACGTCTCGGTGACCGACGTGCGGGGCGTCAACGCCCTCGATTCGGAGCCCGTGCACCGCAGCGCGCACCTCGAGGAGCTGATCCGCGCGACCGACGGGTTTGAGACGATGGCCCCCTATGCCGTGAAGGGCGGCATCGTCCGCACGGCCGACGCCGTGGGCGAGGTGATGCTCAAGGGCGTCGAGGGGGATTACGACTGGTCCTATTTCCGCGAATGGCTCGTCGACGGCGAGCTGCCTCGTGTGGGCGATTCGGTGCGCACGAAAGACATCCTCTTGTCGCGTTCGCTGGCCGACAGGCTGTTGCTCGGCGTGGGCGACAAGGTCGAGATGCTCTTCGTCGAGCCGGGCGAAATGCCCCGCCGCGACCGCTTCAAAGTGGCAGGCGTCTACGCCTCGGGGATGGAGGAGATGGACGGCATGGTGGTCGTCACGGACATCCGCAACGTGCAGCGGTTGTCGGACTGGGGACCGGACGAGATATCCGGTTACGAGATACGGACCCGCGACCTGCGCGACGCCGGCGCCTTTGCCCGCACGCTGGGCCGGACGCTGTTGTACGATGAGGAGGAGGGAACCGAAAACCTCGCGGTGACGAGCGTCACGGAGCGTTATGCCAATATTTTCGACTGGCTGAAGGCCCACGATGTGAACGCCGCGGTGATTATCGTCATCATGCTGGTCGTGGCCTTCTTCAACATGGCTTCGGCGCTGCTGATTCTGGTGCTGGAGCGCACCCGCATGATCGGGCTGCTGAAAGCTCTCGGGATGCGCAGCGGCGAGCTGCGGCGCATCTTCCTCTGGCGGGCGGCTTTCGTCACGCTGCGGGGATTGGTGTGGGGCAACGCCGTCGGACTGGGGCTGTGCCTTATTCAGAAATGGACCCATCTGGTGAAACTCAGCGCGGAGGGCTACCTGCTTTCGGAGGTGCCCGTGTCGCTGGGGTGGGGCTGGTGGCTGGCGCTGAACGCCGGGTTCATCGCCGCGATCGTCGCCCTGCTGGTGATCCCGACGGCCGTGGTGTCCGGTGTGAAACCCGAAGAAACAATCAGGTACGAATGA
- a CDS encoding SDR family NAD(P)-dependent oxidoreductase — MQKQALITGATSGIGRATALRLAKEGYAVTVTGRRAERLAALKTEIEAAGGRCTALAFDVRSEEAVRRWLEPLERIDLLVNNAGLAAGLEHIDRGDTRDWDAMIDTNVKGLLYVTRVIAPKMVAAGGGHIFNIGSIAGTEAYENGAVYCASKHAVHAISQSMRADLLSAGIKVTEIRPGMVETEFSEVRFHGDKERADAVYTGVEPLTGDDIAEAIAWAAQLPAHMNVNDMVLMPAQQAGAYYTYRKTK; from the coding sequence ATGCAAAAACAGGCACTCATTACAGGGGCGACATCGGGCATCGGCCGCGCCACGGCGCTCCGGCTCGCGAAAGAGGGATATGCCGTCACGGTCACCGGACGGCGTGCCGAACGGCTCGCGGCGTTAAAAACCGAGATCGAAGCCGCAGGCGGACGCTGCACCGCGCTGGCGTTCGACGTGCGTTCCGAGGAGGCGGTGCGCCGCTGGCTCGAACCGCTCGAACGGATCGACCTGCTGGTCAACAACGCCGGGCTGGCCGCCGGGCTGGAACACATCGACCGGGGCGACACCCGCGACTGGGACGCCATGATCGACACCAACGTCAAGGGACTGCTCTACGTCACGCGCGTCATCGCCCCGAAGATGGTCGCTGCGGGCGGCGGGCATATCTTCAACATCGGCTCGATCGCCGGGACCGAAGCCTACGAGAACGGCGCGGTCTACTGCGCCTCGAAGCACGCCGTGCACGCCATTTCGCAGTCGATGCGCGCCGACCTGCTTTCGGCGGGAATCAAAGTGACGGAAATCCGCCCGGGAATGGTCGAAACGGAGTTTTCCGAGGTCCGCTTCCACGGCGACAAGGAGCGTGCCGACGCGGTCTACACGGGCGTCGAGCCCCTCACCGGCGACGACATCGCCGAAGCGATCGCGTGGGCCGCACAATTACCCGCGCACATGAACGTTAATGATATGGTATTGATGCCCGCCCAACAGGCCGGGGCTTATTACACATACCGCAAAACAAAATAG
- the ubiE gene encoding bifunctional demethylmenaquinone methyltransferase/2-methoxy-6-polyprenyl-1,4-benzoquinol methylase UbiE, which produces MKPYNTDQTKKEEVREMFDNIAPRYDLLNHTLSVNIDRIWRRRVVNEVRRANPRRILDVATGTGDLAIAMARRIEGVQGMGVDLSEQMLAVARRKVEARGLDNRIVLDRGDAEHLAVADASVDAATVAFGVRNFGDLTAGLPELARTIKPGGKVVILEFSRPRNRAFRALYEFYSYKILPRIGGLVSRDKRAYEYLPASVGEFPAPAEFLGMMEKAGFRNCRARSQSFGIAQIYIGEK; this is translated from the coding sequence ATGAAACCATATAATACAGATCAGACCAAGAAAGAGGAGGTTCGCGAGATGTTCGACAACATCGCGCCCCGATACGACCTGCTGAACCATACGCTTTCGGTGAACATCGACCGCATCTGGCGCCGCCGCGTGGTGAACGAGGTGCGGCGTGCGAACCCCCGCCGCATTCTCGACGTGGCGACCGGCACGGGCGATCTGGCGATCGCCATGGCGCGCCGGATCGAGGGCGTGCAGGGGATGGGCGTGGACCTTTCGGAGCAGATGCTCGCCGTGGCGCGCCGCAAGGTCGAGGCCCGGGGGCTGGACAACCGCATCGTCCTCGACCGGGGCGATGCCGAGCACCTCGCCGTGGCCGACGCTTCGGTCGATGCGGCGACCGTCGCATTCGGGGTGCGCAACTTCGGGGACCTCACGGCGGGACTGCCCGAACTGGCCCGCACAATAAAACCCGGGGGCAAAGTCGTTATTCTGGAGTTCTCGCGGCCCCGCAACCGGGCGTTCCGGGCGTTGTACGAATTTTATTCCTATAAAATACTGCCCCGCATCGGCGGGCTGGTGTCGCGCGACAAGAGGGCCTACGAGTACCTGCCGGCCTCGGTGGGGGAGTTTCCCGCCCCGGCGGAGTTTCTGGGAATGATGGAAAAGGCGGGGTTCCGAAACTGCCGGGCGAGAAGCCAGAGCTTCGGGATCGCACAGATATATATAGGGGAGAAATGA
- a CDS encoding zinc metallopeptidase, with product MITLLQTGYYTQESAGISYSAATMGMFVLIIAIGVIGFIVQARLQSVFKKYSKVQFPGGLTGAEVAEKMLRDNNIHNVKVTHVGGHLTDHFNPQTMTVNLSDSVYSSTSVAAAAVAAHECGHAVQHAQGYAPLVLRSQLVPVVQFASSAATWIIILGLVILASTQNEILCWIGVGMIAMSAVFSLVTLPVEYNASARAVEWLQTSHTMQGAQLAQAKEALSWAARTYLVAALSAIASVLYYVFLILGRRD from the coding sequence ATGATTACCCTGCTCCAGACAGGCTATTACACTCAGGAGAGCGCCGGAATCAGCTACTCGGCCGCCACGATGGGCATGTTCGTGCTGATCATCGCCATCGGCGTCATCGGCTTCATCGTGCAGGCGCGCCTGCAGTCGGTGTTCAAGAAGTATTCGAAGGTCCAGTTCCCGGGCGGGCTGACCGGTGCCGAGGTCGCCGAGAAGATGCTGCGCGACAACAACATCCACAACGTGAAGGTGACGCACGTCGGAGGTCACCTCACCGACCATTTCAACCCGCAGACGATGACCGTCAACCTCAGCGACTCGGTCTACTCGTCGACGAGCGTCGCGGCGGCGGCCGTCGCCGCCCACGAGTGCGGCCACGCCGTACAGCACGCTCAGGGCTATGCGCCGCTGGTGCTCCGTTCGCAGTTGGTTCCCGTCGTGCAGTTCGCCTCGTCGGCCGCCACATGGATCATCATCTTGGGCCTTGTCATTCTGGCCTCGACGCAGAACGAGATCCTGTGCTGGATCGGCGTGGGCATGATCGCCATGTCGGCGGTTTTCTCGCTCGTCACGCTGCCCGTGGAGTACAACGCCTCGGCCCGCGCCGTGGAGTGGCTCCAGACCAGCCATACGATGCAGGGCGCCCAGCTCGCACAGGCCAAGGAAGCCCTCTCGTGGGCGGCCCGCACCTACCTCGTGGCGGCGTTGAGCGCCATCGCCTCGGTCCTCTACTACGTCTTCCTGATCCTCGGAAGGCGCGACTAA